From the Chlorogloeopsis sp. ULAP01 genome, the window ATCTTTTCTGGATCTAGCATCAATGGCAACAACTATGCATTGATTGCCGAAGCGATCGCTCGCCCGATTAATGAAATCTGGGTCACGTACCGCCGCCGAATTAATACTAACCTTGTCTGCTCCAGCTCGTAACAGATTTTTAACATTTTCTAAGGATTGGATGCCACCACCCACAGTTAATGGAATAAAGACTTGTTCGGCAGTCCGGTAAACCACATCGACAATAGTATCTCGGTCTTCATGAGTTGCCGTAATATCCAGAAATACTAACTCATCTGCTCCAGCTTCGTTGTAAACCTTTGCCAATTCAACTGGATCGCCCGCGTCCTTGAGATTAACAAAGTTAACTCCTTTTACAACTCGTCCCGCGTTCACATCTAGACACGGTAAGATTCTTTTAGCCAGCATGACAAATTTTGTACTCCTAAGTAGTTCCCCGGAATTTAAATTTTAGATTGGCAAGCGCACTTTAGAAACAAAATTAACGCGTCCGTATTTATACGTGTTGGTGCTACCACCAGTAAACGTTAACAAGTGTAAAAGTAACAGTTGATAACTAAGACTATGGCAATTATCTCCTCGAAAAAACAGCCTTCCGATTCAGGTGGAGAACCAAAACAGCGTCAGACGCAACCGAAAGCATCGATAAAAGAGAATATTTTGCAACCAGAAGCGGCTATTGAAGAACAAGGTAAGCAGGAAGAAAGCATTCGACCGCAACGGTTTGCCGATTATATTGGACAGAAAGATTTAAAGGATGTACTTGAAATAGCAATTAAAGCAGCTAAGTCCAGAAAAGAAGTGCTAGATCACCTATTGTTATACGGCCCTCCTGGTTTGGGCAAAACAACGATGGCAATGATTTTAGCAGCGGAGATGGAAGTTAACTGCAAAATTACTAGCGCTCCAGCTCTAGAACGCCCTAGAGATATTGTTGGACTACTGGTGAATCTCAAACCTGGGGATATTTTGTTCATAGATGAAATTCATCGCCTCTCGCGGATGACGGAAGAGATTTTATACCCAGCAATGGAGGATTACCGCTTAGACTTGACAGTAGGTAAAGGTTCTAGCGCTCGAACTCGCAGCATTCCTCTATCAAAATTTACTTTAGTGGGAGCGACAACCCGTGTCGGTGCGCTCACTTCTCCTCTGCGTGATCGCTTTGGTTTAATTCAAAAACTCAGATTTTATGAAGTAGAAGAACTCAGGCAAATTGTCCAACGCAGCGCTCAGTTACTTAATACCACTGTTACCGAAGATGGTGCCAAAGAAATTGCTAGGCGATCGCGTGGCACACCTCGAATAGCAAATAGATTACTTAAGCGTGTACGTGATTATGCAGAAGTAAAATCATTTGATTGCATTTGTGAAAAAGTAGCAGCCGAGGCATTGCAACTATTTCAAGTCGATCCATGCGGCTTGGATTGGACGGATCGCAGAATGCTGAGTGTAATCATCGAACAATTTAATGGTGGCCCTGTAGGATTAGAAACAATTGCAGCAGCGACAGGTGAAGATACACAAACCATAGAGGAAGTATACGAACCTTACTTAATGCAGATTGGATATTTAAGCCGTACACCCCGTGGTAGAGTAGCCACAGCTGCTGCGTATAAACATTTGGATTTTAAGCCACCTAATGAGCAGCTGTCGTTTTTACAGTGACAGGGGGATAGGGGACTAGGGACTCGTTACTAGGGATTAGGAAGAAGCACCAGGAGCAGAGGGGAAAGAACGTGAATAACGATTCTCCGTGTCCCCGCGTCCCTTTGTCACCGTGTCCTCTTTACCCAATACCCAATCCCTGATACCCAATACCTAAAAAATAGACACAGGTAAACACAGATGATGAGGTTAATAGTTATTTTGTTCAGTCTGTTGCTTGTGTTTGGGTGGGCTGAGGCTGTGATGGCACAATCCCAAAAGCCCATCATCACTCAAGAACAGTTGCGAAAAGGAGATGAGTTGACAAGAGCCGCTTTTGCAGCTACGAGTAAAGGTGATTTTGCTACAGCCGAAAAGTACTGGACAGAAATTATCGAGCAATTCCCAGACAATCCTGCAATTTGGAGTAATCGGGGAAATTCCAGGGTGAGCCAAAATAAGCTACAAGAGGCGCTGACTGATTTTAATAAAGCAATTGAACTTGCACCAGATATTACAGATCCCTATTTAAATCGTGGTACAGCCCTTGAGGGTTTGGGAAGATGGGAAGAAGCGATCGCAGATTATAATCGCATCCTCGAACTCGATCCTCAAGATGCTATGGCATACAACAATCGTGGTACTGCCAAAGTCGGTTTGGGAAGGTGGGAAGACGCCATAGCTGACTACAAAAAATCAATGGAACTAGCTCCAAATTTAGTCATTGCCCGTGGCAACTACGCTCTGGTTTTGTATGAAACTGGGAAACTTGAGCCAGCCATCCGGGAAATGAAAAATATAGTCCGCAAATATCCCAACTTTGCCGATACACGTGCTGCACTCACAGCTGCTCTTTGGGTAAACGGACAAAAAGGCGAAGCAGAAAGTAATTGGGTAGCTGCTTCTGGACTCGATCCACGTTACAAAGATATCAATTGGGTGAAAAATATTCGGCGCTGGCCTCCTAGTATGGTAACGGCTTTGGATAAATTTT encodes:
- the ruvB gene encoding Holliday junction branch migration DNA helicase RuvB, with the protein product MAIISSKKQPSDSGGEPKQRQTQPKASIKENILQPEAAIEEQGKQEESIRPQRFADYIGQKDLKDVLEIAIKAAKSRKEVLDHLLLYGPPGLGKTTMAMILAAEMEVNCKITSAPALERPRDIVGLLVNLKPGDILFIDEIHRLSRMTEEILYPAMEDYRLDLTVGKGSSARTRSIPLSKFTLVGATTRVGALTSPLRDRFGLIQKLRFYEVEELRQIVQRSAQLLNTTVTEDGAKEIARRSRGTPRIANRLLKRVRDYAEVKSFDCICEKVAAEALQLFQVDPCGLDWTDRRMLSVIIEQFNGGPVGLETIAAATGEDTQTIEEVYEPYLMQIGYLSRTPRGRVATAAAYKHLDFKPPNEQLSFLQ
- a CDS encoding tetratricopeptide repeat protein, whose protein sequence is MMRLIVILFSLLLVFGWAEAVMAQSQKPIITQEQLRKGDELTRAAFAATSKGDFATAEKYWTEIIEQFPDNPAIWSNRGNSRVSQNKLQEALTDFNKAIELAPDITDPYLNRGTALEGLGRWEEAIADYNRILELDPQDAMAYNNRGTAKVGLGRWEDAIADYKKSMELAPNLVIARGNYALVLYETGKLEPAIREMKNIVRKYPNFADTRAALTAALWVNGQKGEAESNWVAASGLDPRYKDINWVKNIRRWPPSMVTALDKFLTLK
- the hisF gene encoding imidazole glycerol phosphate synthase subunit HisF; the encoded protein is MLAKRILPCLDVNAGRVVKGVNFVNLKDAGDPVELAKVYNEAGADELVFLDITATHEDRDTIVDVVYRTAEQVFIPLTVGGGIQSLENVKNLLRAGADKVSINSAAVRDPDFINRASDRFGNQCIVVAIDARSRKDPNNPGWDVYVRGGRENTGIDAIKWAQEVEKRGAGELLVTSMDADGTQVGYDLKLTKTIAEAVQIPVIASGGAGNCQHIHAALTQGKAEAALLASLLHYGQLTVEEIKNYLRDHRVPVRMPS